One Thalassoglobus sp. JC818 genomic region harbors:
- a CDS encoding prenyltransferase/squalene oxidase repeat-containing protein, with amino-acid sequence MRFSRAFTAILFCIILTVVPNTVLNADDAAVKRSVTRSLEYLSRAQRRQGFWEANGGQYRVAMTALAGTAFLAEGSTTTRGRYAKNISRAVDYLIDMSQPSGLIGYPDDYHYTYGHGFSMLFLSQVYGEEEDALRRTQIKKTLDKAVRFSAEAQTSLGGWGYVSAREGNDFDEGSTCVTQVQGLRACRNAGIVVPREIIDRAKVYIRKCMTEDGGIQYSIRGGGARAPITAAAVASMYSAGEYGETDDVEKMLKYCETNIWPEGNGIKSNSFGHWHYMHYYLAQVMYRETDLWDKYRAEIEAVLVSQQGPDGSWQDNSVGPVYVTAMNATILQLKHGYLPIFQR; translated from the coding sequence ATGAGATTTTCGCGAGCTTTCACCGCAATCCTGTTCTGCATCATTCTGACCGTTGTTCCAAATACGGTCTTGAACGCGGATGACGCTGCGGTGAAACGCTCAGTCACGCGAAGTCTCGAATACCTCTCCCGAGCACAACGGCGACAGGGATTCTGGGAAGCCAACGGGGGACAGTATCGCGTCGCAATGACGGCTCTGGCTGGGACTGCGTTTCTTGCGGAGGGCTCAACAACAACCCGGGGACGGTACGCCAAAAACATCTCGCGAGCAGTCGATTACCTGATCGACATGTCCCAACCGAGTGGATTGATCGGATACCCGGACGACTACCACTACACCTACGGTCACGGCTTCAGCATGCTCTTCCTGTCTCAGGTCTATGGTGAGGAAGAAGACGCTCTCAGACGAACTCAGATCAAGAAAACACTGGATAAAGCAGTCCGTTTCAGTGCTGAAGCGCAAACATCCCTTGGAGGATGGGGTTACGTTTCAGCTCGTGAGGGAAATGACTTCGACGAAGGTTCCACCTGCGTCACGCAAGTTCAGGGACTGCGGGCCTGTCGCAACGCGGGAATCGTCGTTCCCCGCGAAATCATCGATCGCGCGAAGGTTTACATCCGCAAATGTATGACTGAAGACGGAGGAATTCAGTACAGCATCCGCGGAGGAGGTGCCCGCGCACCGATCACCGCTGCTGCAGTTGCGAGCATGTACAGCGCCGGTGAATACGGCGAGACCGATGACGTCGAAAAAATGCTGAAGTACTGCGAAACGAACATCTGGCCGGAAGGAAACGGCATCAAGAGCAACAGCTTCGGTCATTGGCACTACATGCACTATTACCTTGCACAAGTGATGTATCGGGAAACTGACCTTTGGGACAAGTACCGTGCGGAGATCGAAGCGGTCCTCGTCAGTCAGCAAGGTCCCGATGGCTCATGGCAAGACAACAGCGTCGGCCCGGTTTATGTGACCGCCATGAACGCCACGATTCTGCAGTTGAAGCACGGATACCTGCCAATTTTCCAACGCTGA
- a CDS encoding aspartate aminotransferase family protein, with product MQNPIQHPGENQSNATRARLTSSEPKSLRTYTPSQAVFSKSAGVFHWTPEGRRLYDFSSGVLVSNLGHNPTRWLKRLTSYLGWNLNEIEKSEEPYLAAVPLTAYNAMTDLEAEANDRLRKSLQQSSGGELLDHVLWSASGSEAVQKALWACLERDPKRQRILATRHGFHGKKGLAGAVTGCETDRDRDPRVTFVSFPMASCDDLEQPSEEFDFQEYEQELNSLWNEYGSEINCLITEPYLGGGGSFHPPKEYLQRLQQWCNEHDILFILDEVQANFGRTGEMYAFEAYGLRPDFVCLGKGLGNGVPVSAAVGRSDITKHMNYGAASDTWSANPFSCAAVLATLDEFESTDVLENTRMIGKLFADRLIQAKASPLIAKVRGEGLVFGVECDAYADHSPAEVANEIVKQCYLGEEGGDGIHLLGALAGKVLRVSPPMTMTREQAETSLDLFDSLLERTAESLENGRQSATSGVSCSQGG from the coding sequence ATGCAAAACCCGATCCAGCATCCAGGCGAAAATCAATCCAACGCAACGCGGGCTCGGCTTACCTCTTCAGAACCGAAATCGCTCCGGACTTATACTCCGAGCCAGGCTGTCTTTTCGAAATCAGCGGGTGTCTTTCATTGGACCCCGGAAGGCCGGCGACTCTACGACTTCAGTTCCGGAGTTCTCGTCTCCAACCTCGGACACAATCCAACTCGCTGGCTAAAAAGACTGACTTCTTACCTCGGTTGGAACCTCAACGAGATCGAGAAATCCGAAGAGCCTTATCTCGCTGCAGTGCCGCTCACGGCATACAACGCGATGACAGATCTCGAAGCCGAAGCAAACGACCGGCTTCGAAAGAGTCTCCAACAAAGCTCCGGCGGAGAACTGCTCGACCATGTCTTGTGGTCAGCTTCGGGATCGGAAGCGGTACAAAAAGCACTTTGGGCCTGTCTCGAGCGAGATCCGAAGCGACAGCGAATTCTCGCGACTCGCCACGGTTTCCACGGCAAAAAAGGACTCGCGGGAGCGGTCACCGGGTGTGAAACGGATCGTGATCGCGACCCTCGCGTCACCTTCGTCAGCTTCCCGATGGCATCGTGTGATGACCTGGAACAGCCGTCCGAAGAGTTTGATTTCCAAGAGTACGAACAGGAATTGAATTCGCTCTGGAACGAATACGGAAGCGAAATCAATTGCCTCATCACAGAACCGTATCTCGGCGGAGGCGGGAGTTTTCATCCTCCGAAAGAATATCTGCAACGACTCCAGCAATGGTGCAACGAGCACGACATTCTCTTCATTCTCGATGAGGTTCAAGCCAATTTCGGACGGACCGGAGAAATGTATGCGTTCGAAGCATACGGGCTTCGCCCCGACTTCGTGTGTCTCGGAAAAGGGTTGGGGAATGGAGTTCCGGTCAGCGCCGCCGTCGGTCGCTCTGACATCACAAAACACATGAACTACGGAGCAGCTTCCGACACCTGGAGTGCCAACCCATTCAGCTGTGCAGCTGTCCTGGCAACGCTCGACGAGTTCGAATCGACTGATGTTCTTGAAAACACCAGGATGATCGGCAAGCTGTTTGCAGATCGTTTGATTCAGGCGAAAGCGAGTCCTCTCATCGCAAAAGTTCGAGGTGAAGGTCTGGTGTTCGGAGTTGAATGTGATGCCTATGCTGACCATTCTCCTGCTGAAGTCGCGAACGAAATCGTCAAGCAGTGCTACCTCGGCGAAGAAGGCGGGGATGGCATTCACCTTCTTGGAGCATTGGCCGGAAAGGTGTTGCGAGTCAGTCCACCCATGACAATGACTCGTGAACAGGCAGAAACGTCGCTGGATTTGTTCGATTCACTCCTTGAGCGAACGGCAGAGTCGCTGGAAAATGGCAGACAATCCGCCACTTCGGGTGTATCATGCTCTCAAGGAGGATAA